A single genomic interval of Legionella israelensis harbors:
- a CDS encoding TIGR00153 family protein gives MGSIFNMFGPSPIRPIEKHIRKAHQCAKQLYPFFEAALQQDWQTANVIKNKITELEKEADLIKRDLRLHLPTGLFLPVSRTDLLELLSAQDRIANKAEDIAGLIISRQMVIPEALVPDFLPFLSRCLDASKQACKAINELDELLESGFRGSEVKIVEEMILTLDEIEQDSDEKLAAIRHRIFELEKDLPAIEIIFLYKLVQWIGDLADYAQTVGGRLQILIAR, from the coding sequence ATGGGCAGCATATTTAATATGTTTGGGCCGTCACCTATTCGGCCAATAGAAAAGCATATTCGCAAGGCGCATCAATGCGCAAAGCAGCTATATCCTTTCTTTGAAGCCGCACTGCAACAAGACTGGCAAACGGCCAATGTCATTAAAAACAAAATCACCGAGCTTGAAAAAGAAGCTGATTTGATTAAACGTGATCTTCGTTTACATTTACCTACCGGCCTGTTTCTTCCTGTCTCCCGTACGGATTTACTTGAGCTTCTGAGTGCCCAGGACAGAATTGCCAATAAAGCTGAAGATATTGCCGGTTTGATTATCAGCCGACAAATGGTTATACCTGAGGCCCTTGTCCCTGACTTTCTTCCTTTTTTAAGTCGATGCCTTGATGCTTCCAAGCAGGCATGCAAGGCCATTAATGAACTTGATGAACTATTGGAAAGCGGCTTCAGGGGAAGTGAAGTTAAAATCGTTGAGGAAATGATTTTAACGCTCGATGAAATAGAGCAGGACAGTGATGAAAAGCTGGCTGCCATCCGACATCGAATTTTTGAGTTGGAAAAGGATTTACCTGCTATTGAAATTATTTTTCTCTATAAACTGGTTCAATGGATTGGCGATCTTGCCGATTATGCTCAGACAGTGGGTGGTCGGTTGCAAATTCTCATTGCCCGGTAA
- a CDS encoding HlyD family secretion protein, which translates to MIKEKITTKHMTKRFLFFTLLTLLLLSCGKPKEHHYQGYVEGENVFLASPNSGVLEKLLVQRGERVGKGQMLFKLDSDPEQLLVKQRRAELVQAQQTLQDLKRPRRPPEIAAIKAQIEQAEARIKLAELVVKRRRELYERNATDKETLDEAVAEYEELQQLKAQYQANLALAQLGSRERQIKAQQALVESLEEKLQEAKWQLEQKSLSAPANGFIFDTFFREGEFVGTQQPVLALLPPENIRIEFFIPVDHLSKIYLRQKIAFKCYGCDKKSEATVSYISPEAEYIPPLVYSRENAEKLVFRIKARVAEPWMFKPGQPVTVILP; encoded by the coding sequence ATGATTAAAGAAAAAATAACTACAAAACATATGACAAAACGTTTTTTGTTTTTTACATTACTGACGTTATTGCTCTTGAGCTGTGGCAAACCGAAAGAGCATCACTATCAGGGTTATGTCGAGGGAGAAAACGTTTTTCTGGCTTCACCCAATTCTGGTGTGCTGGAGAAATTGTTAGTGCAGCGTGGGGAACGAGTAGGAAAAGGGCAAATGTTATTTAAGCTGGACAGTGATCCAGAGCAATTGCTCGTAAAACAAAGAAGAGCTGAGTTGGTTCAAGCGCAACAAACCCTACAGGATTTAAAACGACCTCGCCGTCCTCCTGAAATTGCTGCTATCAAAGCACAGATTGAACAGGCAGAAGCGAGAATCAAGCTGGCTGAACTTGTGGTAAAGCGACGACGAGAGCTTTATGAAAGGAATGCAACTGATAAGGAAACACTGGATGAAGCTGTCGCCGAGTATGAAGAATTACAGCAGTTAAAAGCGCAGTATCAAGCCAATCTGGCTTTGGCACAATTGGGCAGTCGCGAGCGGCAGATTAAGGCTCAGCAAGCTTTAGTAGAATCACTGGAAGAAAAATTACAGGAAGCCAAATGGCAGTTGGAGCAAAAAAGCCTTTCTGCACCTGCAAATGGTTTTATTTTTGATACTTTTTTTCGTGAAGGTGAATTTGTGGGCACTCAACAACCCGTATTGGCTTTATTACCGCCTGAAAATATTCGTATTGAATTTTTTATTCCTGTTGACCATCTTTCTAAAATATATCTTAGGCAGAAAATCGCTTTTAAATGCTATGGTTGTGATAAAAAAAGTGAAGCGACAGTAAGTTATATCTCACCGGAAGCAGAATATATTCCACCGCTGGTCTATAGTCGTGAAAATGCTGAGAAGCTCGTCTTTCGCATTAAAGCAAGGGTCGCAGAACCTTGGATGTTTAAACCTGGGCAACCGGTAACCGTTATATTACCATGA
- a CDS encoding ABC transporter ATP-binding protein gives MTDDNIIIDVKNLAKSFDDQVVVNHINLHVVRGEVFGFLGPNGSGKTTTIRMLCGLLTPDAGTGTCLGYDLIDESDKIKRHVGYMTQKFSFYTDLSIEENLDFIARIYGVEHRKEKIEKIMEEFSLTPRRKQLTGHLSGGWKQRVALAACLIHKPELLLLDEPTAGVDPVARREFWDKIHLLSEQGVTIFVSTHYMDEAERCTRLAYLSRGNLLVTGTVDDIIAKTQLNTWEITGFITTALLKQIKEIEGVTQAALFGNQIHICGEDVKKIEKELKVFSEKNDLSWKRIKPTLEDAYINLLKKSNGEQD, from the coding sequence ATGACAGACGATAATATCATTATTGATGTAAAAAATCTAGCGAAATCGTTTGATGATCAAGTCGTGGTTAATCATATCAACCTGCATGTGGTAAGAGGGGAGGTGTTTGGTTTCCTCGGACCCAATGGCAGTGGTAAAACCACGACCATTCGCATGTTATGCGGTCTGTTGACGCCGGATGCTGGTACAGGTACTTGCCTTGGTTATGATCTTATTGATGAATCCGATAAAATCAAACGTCATGTAGGCTATATGACTCAAAAATTCAGCTTTTATACGGATTTAAGCATTGAGGAAAATCTCGATTTTATTGCGCGAATATATGGAGTCGAGCATCGCAAAGAAAAAATTGAAAAAATCATGGAGGAATTTAGCTTAACACCACGAAGAAAACAGTTGACCGGACATTTATCCGGTGGTTGGAAGCAACGAGTCGCCCTTGCAGCCTGTTTAATCCATAAACCGGAGTTATTGCTACTGGATGAACCCACAGCCGGTGTAGACCCGGTTGCCAGACGGGAATTCTGGGATAAAATTCATCTGCTCAGTGAACAAGGCGTTACCATCTTCGTTTCCACTCATTACATGGATGAAGCGGAACGCTGTACCCGGCTTGCTTATTTGTCTCGAGGTAATTTATTGGTGACGGGGACGGTGGATGATATCATTGCCAAAACTCAATTAAACACCTGGGAAATTACAGGCTTTATTACCACAGCTTTATTAAAGCAGATTAAAGAAATTGAAGGAGTGACTCAGGCAGCACTTTTTGGTAATCAAATTCATATTTGTGGGGAAGATGTCAAAAAAATTGAAAAAGAATTGAAAGTATTTTCTGAAAAAAATGATTTAAGCTGGAAAAGGATCAAGCCTACTTTGGAAGATGCATACATCAATTTGCTGAAAAAATCGAATGGAGAACAGGATTGA
- a CDS encoding GGDEF domain-containing protein, protein MNIFNIQNELVLLLLRNSLKTVPFNVFLAALLALILLYNDVPMRLVGLWSLTIIILSVVRWLYSYFMMKTEYYNTHPAPVLGVFLLFVFLTGLFWGSAYVIFLPYITPFLEVIIILIAGGLCAGSIGSLSVFLLAYYAYLLPIFLPIVTYNFSFFEMERIILAIMFLLFIIMLIIHAHSNAYLLLQTSELSKEKDSLIHKLTYTNKKLEKYIQKLKTITITDPLTNLYNRRYFEKVLNHEFKRAKRNDYALNLVFIDIDNFKDVNDTFGHPLGDKLLVYLANLLKQTMRRSNDTVFRLGGDEFAAILANTTLANTLSICKTLCTEFKKAKFAKKEKLNDEHDLLQQISLSIGVVFIPSEYQKDIENAVIAVDKALYEAKKRGKDQIITTKLQ, encoded by the coding sequence ATGAATATCTTTAACATTCAAAATGAATTGGTATTGTTATTATTACGTAATTCATTAAAAACCGTCCCTTTTAATGTTTTCCTTGCGGCATTGTTAGCTCTTATACTGCTTTACAATGATGTACCGATGAGGCTGGTTGGTCTTTGGTCTTTAACGATTATTATCCTGAGTGTTGTACGTTGGCTCTATAGCTATTTCATGATGAAAACCGAATATTACAATACCCATCCAGCACCGGTATTAGGAGTATTTTTACTGTTCGTTTTTCTGACAGGACTTTTCTGGGGCAGTGCCTATGTGATTTTTTTGCCTTATATCACTCCTTTTCTTGAAGTGATTATTATTCTTATCGCCGGCGGTCTATGTGCTGGCTCAATAGGAAGTTTATCTGTATTTTTGCTTGCTTATTATGCCTATTTATTACCTATCTTTCTGCCAATTGTGACCTATAATTTTTCTTTTTTTGAAATGGAAAGAATCATTCTGGCTATTATGTTTTTATTGTTCATTATCATGCTGATTATTCATGCCCACAGTAATGCCTATTTATTGCTTCAGACTTCTGAGTTATCTAAGGAAAAAGACAGTTTGATTCACAAGCTGACTTACACGAATAAAAAACTGGAAAAGTACATTCAGAAGCTAAAAACCATAACAATAACCGATCCTTTAACAAATTTATATAACCGGCGTTATTTCGAAAAAGTTTTAAATCATGAATTTAAAAGGGCAAAGCGGAATGATTATGCTTTAAATCTCGTTTTTATTGATATTGACAATTTTAAAGATGTTAATGACACCTTTGGGCATCCTTTAGGAGATAAATTATTGGTCTATCTTGCCAATTTGTTAAAACAAACCATGCGTCGCTCAAATGATACTGTTTTTCGGCTTGGCGGTGATGAGTTTGCTGCCATATTGGCCAACACAACATTGGCAAACACTTTGTCAATATGTAAAACTCTTTGTACTGAATTTAAAAAAGCAAAGTTCGCTAAAAAAGAGAAGTTAAATGATGAACATGATCTTCTTCAACAAATATCGCTAAGCATAGGCGTTGTTTTTATTCCCTCTGAATATCAAAAAGATATAGAAAATGCTGTGATCGCAGTGGATAAGGCACTATATGAAGCAAAAAAACGGGGAAAAGATCAAATTATAACCACGAAATTACAATAA
- the glmU gene encoding bifunctional UDP-N-acetylglucosamine diphosphorylase/glucosamine-1-phosphate N-acetyltransferase GlmU, with amino-acid sequence MSLQIVILAGGQGKRMHSNTPKVLHQIAGKPMLSHVTGIAKQLNPDAIHVIIGHGGEQIKKELSNLPVNWVVQHEQLGTGHALMQAMPFIPDSSQVLVLSADVPLIRLNTLEKLIQIRTEKQQRPSLALLLAVLDNPTGLGRIIRDMTGNILSIIEEKDANSAQKAIQEIYSGICCAQAHDLKRWLPQLKNENAQKEYYLTDIIHIAVNENQAIASIHAEEPIEIQGVNNRLQLQELERAWQRREAERLMLNGVTIADASRLDVRGELVCGKDVFIDINVIFSGKVRIGNHCSIGPNCQLKNVTLGSHCEIQANSVLEDCIIDEACQIGPFARIRKGTELKAHCKIGNFVETKNARFNTGTKASHLSYLGDVVLGKDVNVGAGTITCNYDGVNKHETIIEDNVFIGSDTQLVAPVTVGRNATIGAGSTIRKNVPPDELTLTVSQQKTIHGWKRPKAKK; translated from the coding sequence ATGTCACTACAAATTGTTATTCTTGCCGGTGGACAAGGCAAGCGAATGCACTCCAATACCCCTAAAGTCCTCCATCAAATCGCCGGAAAACCCATGCTGTCCCACGTCACAGGAATAGCTAAGCAGCTTAACCCTGATGCCATACATGTGATTATTGGACATGGAGGTGAGCAAATTAAAAAGGAGCTTTCAAACTTGCCTGTTAACTGGGTTGTCCAACATGAACAGCTTGGCACAGGACATGCCTTAATGCAGGCCATGCCGTTTATACCGGACTCTTCTCAGGTACTGGTCTTATCGGCGGATGTGCCGTTAATTCGCCTAAATACCCTTGAGAAGCTGATCCAAATAAGAACAGAAAAGCAACAAAGACCTTCTCTGGCTTTACTGTTAGCTGTACTGGATAATCCAACTGGACTGGGGCGCATCATACGTGATATGACAGGAAATATTCTGTCCATTATTGAAGAAAAAGATGCCAACTCTGCTCAAAAAGCCATTCAGGAAATATACAGCGGTATCTGCTGTGCGCAAGCTCATGATTTAAAACGCTGGTTGCCGCAGCTTAAAAATGAAAACGCTCAAAAAGAATATTATTTGACCGATATCATTCACATTGCTGTCAATGAAAATCAAGCCATAGCTTCCATCCATGCCGAAGAACCCATTGAAATACAGGGAGTCAATAATCGACTGCAATTACAAGAACTGGAACGTGCCTGGCAGAGGCGTGAAGCTGAAAGACTTATGCTCAATGGCGTTACCATTGCAGATGCTTCTCGTCTGGATGTACGTGGTGAACTTGTTTGTGGAAAAGATGTTTTTATTGATATCAATGTTATTTTCAGCGGGAAAGTACGCATAGGAAATCATTGTTCTATTGGGCCAAACTGTCAGTTGAAAAACGTCACCCTTGGCAGTCATTGCGAAATACAGGCGAACAGCGTTTTGGAAGATTGCATTATCGATGAAGCCTGTCAGATAGGTCCCTTCGCCCGTATTCGCAAGGGAACGGAACTGAAAGCACACTGTAAAATTGGCAATTTTGTCGAAACAAAAAATGCCCGCTTCAACACTGGAACTAAGGCCAGTCATTTAAGTTATCTGGGGGATGTGGTGCTGGGAAAGGACGTGAACGTAGGAGCCGGAACCATTACCTGTAATTATGATGGCGTCAACAAACATGAAACCATCATAGAAGACAATGTCTTCATTGGTTCAGATACGCAATTAGTTGCTCCTGTGACCGTTGGCAGAAATGCAACCATAGGTGCCGGCAGCACCATTCGGAAAAATGTCCCTCCTGATGAATTAACCCTGACCGTCAGCCAGCAAAAAACCATTCACGGCTGGAAGCGACCGAAAGCCAAAAAGTAA
- a CDS encoding aspartate carbamoyltransferase catalytic subunit: protein MKHFLEISQIPGDEIENCIQRALYFKRNSLYPVYPQYTVAHLFYENSTRTRVSFEVAAHRLSMPVINLDVQHSSESKGEIIEDTILNLSAMGIYHFVIRHSQDGLHNQLATKLNGNVHLINAGDGKHAHPSQAMLDLVTIVEQKPHLPKLKMVIIGNIRHSRVANSLQCICKALGVGELAMVAPKLWQPETVHYGYVTDKISEALIDADVIVCLRVQKERLSQHEQFDLAIFQRDFKLSKERLAIAKPEAMVLHPGPVNRGIEIDSDVADGPQSFILQQVTNGVYTRMAILEALIGGIKK from the coding sequence ATGAAACATTTCTTAGAAATAAGTCAGATCCCAGGCGATGAAATAGAAAACTGCATTCAGAGAGCTTTGTATTTCAAAAGAAATTCCCTATATCCTGTTTATCCGCAATATACGGTAGCCCATCTTTTTTATGAAAACAGCACACGCACGCGTGTAAGTTTTGAGGTGGCTGCGCATCGTCTCTCTATGCCTGTGATTAATCTTGATGTGCAACACTCTTCCGAAAGCAAAGGTGAAATCATTGAAGATACTATTCTTAATCTCTCTGCAATGGGGATCTACCATTTTGTTATCAGACATTCTCAAGATGGGCTGCACAATCAGCTGGCAACAAAATTAAACGGCAATGTTCATCTGATCAACGCAGGTGACGGCAAACACGCTCATCCAAGCCAGGCCATGCTTGATTTAGTCACCATTGTGGAACAAAAGCCTCATTTGCCAAAACTAAAGATGGTCATTATTGGCAATATCCGCCATTCGCGAGTCGCCAATTCCCTGCAATGTATATGTAAAGCGCTGGGTGTTGGAGAACTGGCCATGGTCGCCCCGAAACTCTGGCAGCCAGAGACAGTCCACTATGGCTATGTGACAGATAAAATATCTGAAGCTTTGATCGATGCAGATGTTATTGTCTGTCTGCGTGTACAAAAAGAGCGTCTGTCTCAGCATGAACAATTTGACCTTGCCATCTTTCAGCGAGATTTCAAACTTAGTAAAGAACGTTTAGCTATAGCCAAACCTGAAGCCATGGTCTTACATCCGGGACCTGTTAATCGTGGAATTGAGATCGACAGCGATGTTGCAGATGGCCCCCAATCCTTTATTCTGCAACAGGTCACCAATGGGGTTTATACACGCATGGCAATTCTTGAAGCATTAATTGGCGGTATTAAAAAATAA
- the ruvX gene encoding Holliday junction resolvase RuvX produces the protein MPNRVCLGFDFGFKRIGVAVGQTFTRTASPLTTIAAKAGTPDWSDVKKIITQWHPEVLIVGLPTCIDDSELYTTAAAREFANQLQQRFLLPVHLVDERLSTIEAREQLFAKGGYRKIRNSQIDSIAACIILEQWLHHPDEVL, from the coding sequence ATGCCTAACCGAGTCTGCCTGGGCTTCGATTTTGGCTTTAAGCGTATTGGTGTCGCAGTCGGTCAGACTTTTACGCGTACCGCTTCTCCTTTAACAACCATTGCAGCCAAAGCCGGCACCCCTGATTGGTCTGATGTTAAGAAAATCATAACTCAATGGCATCCAGAGGTGTTGATTGTAGGCCTACCAACCTGTATTGATGACTCTGAGCTGTACACCACAGCGGCTGCGCGAGAATTTGCAAATCAACTTCAACAACGTTTTTTATTACCCGTACATTTGGTGGATGAACGCCTTTCCACCATCGAGGCACGCGAGCAGTTGTTTGCTAAGGGAGGATATCGTAAAATCCGCAATTCACAAATCGACAGTATTGCCGCTTGCATTATTCTGGAGCAATGGTTACACCACCCAGATGAGGTTTTATGA
- a CDS encoding inorganic phosphate transporter: MDFSIIYLFAALILCFLMTWGVGANDLANVMSTTMGSKAITVRQAMVIAIFFEFAGAFLGGGEVTETVRDGIIYTSQLSDQPLIMIEGMLGVLFACTVWMNLASYLGVPVSITNALVGSMVGFGSIVLGTDAVKWFQVSHIAIGWVTSPIIAGITGYALFISIQQTIFIKSNPLEKAKLYIPVYLFLVGAVLSFITVFKGLNHFKIHLNLKQDLAVTLATSITITIVGLLFIRRIPENPNIRRRERFIQVERYFAVLMAMTACAMVFAHGSNDVALTVGPLSIIHSLVVHSNQPFGAENYPAWIILLGCIGVICGFLMYGRKVIETVGSSITALTPSRAFAATLAAATTVVVATSTGIPVSATQTLVGSVLGVGLARGIGALNLIVIRNIFTSWILTLPASSLLTILSYKLIHYFLG, encoded by the coding sequence ATGGATTTTTCAATTATTTATCTTTTTGCAGCTCTTATCCTTTGTTTCCTTATGACTTGGGGAGTTGGTGCCAATGACCTTGCCAATGTCATGAGCACCACCATGGGGTCGAAAGCCATCACGGTGCGACAAGCAATGGTGATCGCTATTTTTTTTGAATTTGCCGGTGCCTTCCTTGGTGGTGGGGAAGTGACGGAAACCGTAAGAGATGGCATTATTTATACCAGCCAGCTTTCCGATCAACCGCTGATTATGATCGAAGGTATGCTGGGTGTATTATTTGCCTGTACGGTGTGGATGAATCTTGCCAGTTATTTAGGTGTTCCTGTATCTATTACCAATGCACTTGTAGGCTCGATGGTAGGGTTCGGTAGTATTGTTCTTGGCACAGATGCTGTAAAATGGTTTCAGGTGTCTCATATCGCTATTGGCTGGGTCACCTCTCCCATTATCGCCGGCATCACTGGTTATGCGCTGTTTATCAGTATTCAGCAAACGATTTTCATCAAATCAAATCCCCTGGAAAAAGCAAAGCTTTATATTCCGGTTTATCTTTTTTTGGTAGGTGCAGTTTTATCCTTTATCACAGTATTTAAAGGCTTAAATCATTTTAAAATTCATTTAAATTTAAAACAGGATTTGGCGGTCACACTGGCCACCAGTATCACCATTACTATTGTTGGCCTGCTGTTTATAAGACGTATCCCTGAAAATCCCAATATTCGCCGTCGCGAGCGATTTATTCAGGTTGAACGGTATTTTGCCGTGCTTATGGCAATGACTGCCTGCGCCATGGTGTTTGCCCATGGTTCAAATGACGTAGCACTCACCGTCGGACCTTTATCTATAATTCACAGCCTGGTGGTTCATTCCAATCAGCCTTTTGGTGCTGAAAATTATCCGGCTTGGATCATTCTTTTGGGCTGTATAGGGGTCATTTGTGGTTTTTTAATGTACGGCCGGAAAGTCATTGAAACCGTAGGCAGCTCAATAACGGCCTTAACTCCCAGTCGAGCATTCGCTGCAACACTTGCTGCCGCAACGACGGTGGTCGTGGCAACAAGTACGGGTATACCTGTCTCTGCAACACAAACTTTAGTCGGTTCGGTATTGGGTGTTGGTCTTGCTCGCGGCATCGGCGCACTTAATCTGATCGTTATTCGCAATATTTTTACCTCATGGATATTAACCTTGCCAGCATCCTCATTATTGACCATCTTATCCTACAAACTGATTCATTATTTTCTGGGTTAA
- a CDS encoding EAL domain-containing protein: MLPLNHFKFSIFGLSNLLVACAVLLLGLVSLFRTRFSFLAITLFLLTFTISSWLLSFIFLYISKSEALAFWWANVGYLFVPVISPAAYLFIASFLGIVNQRKFYLILFFSLGVFFTISQFYFHAIFSELYQYQWGYYPKFEWRFYPKFNSGFSLIFLFFFFSVMILCFVELWNEYKKIRHTHKMQKIKQIKLVGFAFLTGYIGSIDFIPCFGIDIYPLGVMFIGFFIAILCYVIEKYHLLDSPTFVANQIIETINDALIVCDHEGLIRIANPAVISLSQYRQEELIDRSINSLLLIHSYDNEHENFFQLIVNEKFIQGLEISMARKNNSDIPVAISCSHIVGINNKTKGWVIVVRDISEIKKNIAQLIYLSSHDYLTGIYNRKKFEDELAYHIRLSNRTHQCNAFLLLDIDHFKEINDNFGHQHGDKLLICFADFLKKYFRQTDVVGRFGGDEFAVIVTNIQPQDINELATQLIKTIRNFPFSVNGQTITVTVSIGIALFPKANEDKLDLLMHADLALYQCKVKNRNAYEIYDPSVNWNFLFKNKVQLANMIKEAMNEGRLILFSQPIFNVHQDKVSHYELLLRMKNKDKIILPENFLDVAEHYGLMREINLFVIKTTIALLEKYHDLYLTCNISSNALNDEQIYHVLIESIKEKKFAPERLILEINEHIVVTHIKSAINFMKSCRNLGVKFALDDFGVGLSSFTHLKYMPVDFLKIDGSFIKNILKNEIDRQFVKSMVEIAKTLKIKTIAEYVEDEETVHLLRQLGVDYAQGFYFGRPEYKFKLID; encoded by the coding sequence ATGCTGCCTTTAAATCATTTTAAATTTAGTATTTTCGGACTGTCCAACCTTCTCGTTGCCTGCGCCGTTTTGTTACTAGGCTTGGTTAGTCTTTTTCGAACGCGTTTCAGTTTTCTTGCCATAACCTTGTTTCTTTTGACTTTCACCATTAGTTCCTGGCTGTTGAGCTTTATTTTTCTTTATATCTCAAAAAGCGAAGCACTGGCGTTTTGGTGGGCCAATGTAGGTTATTTATTCGTACCTGTTATATCTCCGGCTGCTTATCTTTTTATTGCTTCCTTTTTAGGAATTGTGAATCAAAGAAAATTTTATCTTATTTTATTTTTTTCCCTTGGCGTTTTTTTTACCATTTCACAGTTTTATTTTCATGCCATTTTCAGTGAGCTTTATCAATATCAGTGGGGATATTATCCAAAATTTGAATGGCGATTCTATCCAAAATTCAATTCCGGCTTCAGTCTTATTTTTCTCTTCTTTTTCTTTTCTGTGATGATTCTCTGCTTTGTGGAGTTATGGAATGAATATAAAAAAATCCGCCATACCCATAAAATGCAAAAAATAAAACAGATTAAACTCGTAGGTTTTGCATTTTTAACCGGTTACATAGGATCCATCGATTTTATTCCTTGCTTTGGTATAGATATCTATCCGCTGGGTGTGATGTTTATTGGCTTTTTTATTGCTATTTTATGTTATGTCATTGAAAAGTATCACTTGTTGGATTCCCCTACTTTTGTAGCCAATCAAATCATTGAGACCATTAATGATGCACTTATTGTCTGTGATCATGAAGGTTTGATTCGCATTGCCAATCCTGCTGTCATTTCGCTTAGTCAATACAGACAAGAAGAACTCATCGACAGATCCATTAATTCATTGTTGCTGATTCACTCCTATGACAATGAACATGAAAACTTTTTCCAACTGATCGTAAATGAAAAATTTATTCAGGGTTTGGAAATAAGCATGGCCAGAAAAAACAATTCAGATATCCCTGTTGCTATTTCCTGTTCCCATATTGTTGGCATTAACAACAAAACAAAAGGTTGGGTCATTGTGGTTCGTGATATTAGTGAAATCAAAAAAAATATTGCCCAACTTATTTATCTATCCAGTCATGATTATCTGACAGGAATTTATAATCGTAAGAAATTTGAAGACGAGCTGGCCTATCATATTCGTTTATCGAATCGAACCCACCAGTGTAATGCCTTTTTACTATTGGATATTGATCATTTTAAAGAAATCAATGATAACTTTGGTCATCAGCATGGGGACAAACTACTTATCTGTTTTGCTGATTTTCTAAAAAAATATTTTCGCCAAACCGATGTGGTCGGTCGTTTTGGTGGGGATGAATTTGCCGTTATTGTGACAAACATTCAACCGCAAGACATCAATGAGCTTGCTACCCAACTCATCAAGACAATTCGCAATTTTCCTTTTTCCGTCAACGGACAAACCATTACAGTAACTGTAAGTATAGGGATTGCTCTCTTTCCAAAAGCTAATGAGGATAAACTGGATTTGCTCATGCATGCCGATTTGGCTTTATATCAGTGTAAAGTCAAAAACAGAAACGCCTATGAGATTTATGACCCAAGCGTTAATTGGAATTTTCTTTTTAAAAATAAAGTCCAACTAGCGAACATGATTAAAGAAGCAATGAATGAGGGGCGCTTAATTTTATTTTCACAACCCATTTTTAATGTACATCAGGATAAAGTCTCTCATTATGAGCTCTTATTGCGAATGAAAAACAAGGATAAAATTATCCTTCCCGAGAATTTTTTAGACGTCGCAGAACATTATGGCTTAATGCGGGAAATCAACCTCTTCGTTATTAAAACCACCATCGCATTACTTGAAAAATACCATGATCTTTATCTGACTTGTAATATATCCTCTAATGCTTTAAATGATGAACAAATATACCATGTATTGATAGAGTCCATTAAAGAGAAAAAATTTGCTCCAGAGCGATTAATTCTTGAAATTAATGAACACATTGTAGTTACTCATATCAAATCAGCCATCAATTTCATGAAATCCTGTAGAAACCTAGGCGTGAAATTTGCTCTTGATGATTTTGGTGTAGGATTGTCTTCTTTTACCCATTTAAAATATATGCCAGTAGATTTCTTAAAAATCGATGGTAGTTTTATTAAAAATATTCTTAAAAATGAAATTGACCGACAATTTGTGAAATCAATGGTCGAGATTGCAAAAACATTGAAGATAAAAACCATAGCTGAATATGTGGAAGATGAAGAAACTGTCCATTTGCTCAGGCAATTAGGGGTCGATTACGCCCAGGGATTCTATTTTGGCAGACCCGAATATAAATTCAAGCTTATAGACTAA
- a CDS encoding YqgE/AlgH family protein has translation MTNINSLTNHLLIAMPTLNQSSFERAVVYVCEHKEQGAVGLIVNQPMNYHLSFVFEQLNIKSEHNEKNKMPLLYGGPMQPERGFVIHKQMVNDWRSSLMLQDDVTITTSNDIILAIAHNKGPQDVLITLGYSSWGEKQLEKEVIEDAWLICPFKTEILYEVPFNERWNYAGSILGVNMSQLSTETGHA, from the coding sequence ATGACCAATATAAACTCTTTAACCAATCACTTACTGATAGCGATGCCCACCTTAAACCAATCAAGTTTTGAGCGCGCTGTCGTGTATGTTTGTGAGCATAAAGAGCAAGGGGCAGTTGGTCTTATTGTCAACCAGCCAATGAATTACCACTTAAGCTTTGTGTTTGAACAATTAAATATTAAATCCGAGCACAATGAAAAAAATAAAATGCCTCTTTTATATGGCGGTCCAATGCAGCCAGAAAGAGGATTTGTGATTCATAAACAAATGGTCAATGACTGGCGTTCCAGCCTGATGTTACAGGATGACGTGACTATCACTACATCTAATGATATCATTTTAGCCATTGCGCATAACAAAGGTCCCCAGGATGTTCTTATCACCTTGGGTTATTCCAGTTGGGGTGAAAAACAACTGGAAAAAGAAGTCATTGAAGATGCCTGGCTTATTTGCCCTTTTAAAACCGAAATACTCTATGAGGTCCCTTTTAATGAGCGCTGGAATTACGCGGGATCCATTCTTGGAGTAAATATGTCACAACTTAGTACAGAAACAGGCCATGCCTAA